In the genome of Solibacillus silvestris, one region contains:
- a CDS encoding precorrin-6x reductase yields the protein MILFLAGTSDARELAVQLMQAGQELVATVVTESAAASLQEANVPYHVGRLTEQQMKELIEERRVTTVVDASHPYAEEASKTAMAAANITGIPYIRYERPKQSYVHPLVTEVETYKEAAIAASAHSGTIMLTTGSKTLAVFTEQLLHNENIRLVCRMLPNKENMDKCNTLGVKQRDIIAIQGPFSKELNKALYEQFSTTLIITKESGKVGSVDEKMDAALEIGIPVILIKRPKIQYENLCTSFEKVFEKLGGK from the coding sequence ATGATTTTATTTTTAGCTGGAACAAGTGATGCAAGAGAGCTGGCTGTTCAATTAATGCAAGCGGGACAAGAATTGGTGGCGACTGTCGTTACGGAATCTGCTGCAGCGAGTCTACAGGAAGCGAATGTTCCGTACCATGTCGGTCGTTTAACAGAACAGCAAATGAAGGAACTAATTGAAGAACGGCGGGTAACAACGGTGGTAGATGCAAGTCATCCGTATGCAGAAGAGGCTTCCAAAACAGCGATGGCTGCTGCAAATATTACGGGTATACCCTATATACGATATGAACGTCCCAAACAAAGCTATGTACATCCGCTCGTTACGGAAGTGGAAACATATAAAGAAGCGGCAATTGCTGCATCCGCACATTCAGGAACAATTATGTTGACGACAGGCAGTAAAACGCTCGCCGTTTTTACGGAGCAATTATTACATAACGAAAATATTCGTCTTGTCTGCAGGATGCTGCCAAATAAAGAGAATATGGATAAATGCAATACGCTTGGTGTGAAGCAGCGCGATATTATCGCAATCCAAGGACCGTTTTCTAAAGAATTGAATAAAGCGCTTTACGAACAGTTCAGCACAACACTTATTATTACAAAGGAAAGCGGGAAAGTCGGTTCGGTAGACGAAAAGATGGATGCGGCTCTTGAAATTGGTATTCCAGTCATCTTAATTAAAAGACCAAAAATACAATATGAAAACTTATGCACTTCATTCGAGAAAGTGTTTGAAAAATTAGGAGGCAAATAA
- a CDS encoding cold-shock protein: MTQGTVKWFNAEKGFGFIEVEGGNDVFAHFSAIQGEGFKSLDEGQKVEFEIEDGQRGPQATNIVKL; the protein is encoded by the coding sequence ATGACACAAGGTACAGTAAAATGGTTTAACGCAGAAAAAGGTTTTGGTTTCATCGAAGTTGAAGGCGGAAACGACGTATTCGCTCACTTCTCAGCAATCCAAGGCGAAGGTTTCAAATCTTTAGACGAAGGTCAAAAAGTTGAATTTGAAATCGAAGACGGTCAACGTGGCCCACAAGCTACAAACATCGTAAAACTTTAA
- a CDS encoding GNAT family acetyltransferase: MIRKLTNEDLETTLALVHKKPAENLFIIGDIEAYGMESDIQDLWGQFEGDQLKAILLRYDQNYIPYSEGNYDVEGFAKIINGNQGQIEISGLQHLVAPLKKWIDRGIRRDSETYYAKCTELTVPTSDLDFSNVTYLQPSEYEENIEMLKSIPEFSTGTFSIEGRERAEKYKTGRTYFIRDEHGVMVSSASTTAENSQSAMIVGVGTRPGYGKKGYATHCMLKLCRDLLAKGKSICLFYDNPAAGRIYKRIGFEDIGFWTMVRYEEGK, encoded by the coding sequence ATGATTCGAAAGTTAACAAACGAAGACCTTGAAACTACATTGGCACTTGTACATAAAAAGCCGGCAGAAAATTTATTTATCATCGGTGATATTGAAGCGTATGGGATGGAATCGGATATCCAGGATTTATGGGGGCAATTTGAAGGTGATCAGCTAAAAGCGATTTTACTGCGCTATGATCAAAACTATATCCCGTACAGTGAAGGAAACTATGATGTCGAGGGATTTGCCAAAATAATTAACGGAAATCAAGGACAGATAGAAATTTCGGGACTCCAACATTTAGTCGCTCCATTAAAGAAATGGATTGACCGAGGTATTCGTCGTGACAGTGAAACGTATTATGCAAAATGTACAGAATTGACCGTTCCCACATCTGATTTGGATTTTTCAAATGTGACGTATTTACAGCCAAGTGAATACGAAGAAAATATTGAAATGCTCAAATCGATTCCGGAATTTTCAACGGGTACCTTTAGTATTGAAGGAAGAGAACGCGCGGAAAAGTATAAAACAGGACGTACCTATTTTATTCGTGACGAACACGGAGTAATGGTTTCATCTGCATCTACCACTGCAGAAAATTCCCAGTCTGCAATGATTGTAGGCGTCGGAACGAGACCAGGTTACGGAAAAAAAGGGTATGCTACGCACTGTATGTTAAAGCTTTGTCGTGACCTGCTCGCTAAAGGAAAATCAATCTGTCTGTTTTATGATAATCCGGCTGCCGGACGCATTTATAAGCGGATTGGATTTGAGGATATCGGTTTTTGGACTATGGTTCGTTATGAAGAGGGGAAATAA
- a CDS encoding acyl-CoA thioester hydrolase, which yields MRTLLAEQPIQINAYDIDAMGIVSNIVYVRWFEDLRMAFLNEHYSLAEMMAVQISPILMKTEIEYKAPLTIFDKPVGRCWMVKIGQSSWEMELEITTEKHIHCIGKQSGCFFNLEKKRVAKIPDPLKKLFEMEQ from the coding sequence GTGAGAACATTATTAGCAGAACAACCGATTCAAATAAACGCCTATGATATCGATGCAATGGGCATTGTAAGTAATATTGTATATGTAAGATGGTTTGAGGATTTACGGATGGCTTTTTTAAATGAGCATTACTCATTGGCGGAAATGATGGCAGTGCAAATCTCCCCGATTTTGATGAAAACAGAGATTGAATACAAAGCCCCTTTAACAATTTTCGATAAACCGGTCGGACGTTGCTGGATGGTAAAAATCGGGCAATCAAGTTGGGAAATGGAGCTGGAAATTACAACGGAAAAGCATATCCATTGCATCGGAAAACAATCAGGATGCTTTTTCAATTTAGAAAAGAAAAGAGTTGCAAAAATTCCTGATCCATTAAAGAAGCTTTTTGAAATGGAGCAATAA
- a CDS encoding alkaline phosphatase encodes MIEFFKGFGYFGVLLALCFEFIPAEIILPMAGFWIAQGEYSYWLMVLAGTVGGTIGPLTLYAVGRYGGRPIVLKYGKFFLINEKQVNASDKFFAKYGAGVAFFGRFMPIVRTAISVPCGMTKMNVWKFTIYTFLAMFPITALYVYLGIKLGENWEQAGDLFKQYLQPFVIIIIILVVIYAIYKYRIKLLERKMNLPNKK; translated from the coding sequence ATGATTGAGTTTTTTAAAGGGTTTGGCTATTTTGGTGTGCTGTTGGCGCTCTGCTTTGAGTTTATTCCAGCAGAAATTATATTACCGATGGCTGGCTTTTGGATTGCTCAAGGGGAATATAGCTATTGGTTAATGGTGCTTGCAGGAACGGTAGGCGGAACGATTGGTCCGTTGACATTATATGCTGTAGGGCGTTATGGTGGTCGACCAATCGTTCTGAAATACGGGAAGTTCTTCTTGATCAATGAAAAGCAAGTGAATGCATCGGACAAGTTTTTCGCTAAATATGGCGCGGGTGTCGCATTTTTCGGACGCTTTATGCCAATCGTCCGTACGGCAATTTCGGTTCCATGCGGGATGACAAAAATGAATGTATGGAAATTTACAATCTACACATTTTTAGCGATGTTCCCAATTACCGCGCTTTATGTTTATTTAGGAATTAAGCTAGGGGAGAACTGGGAACAGGCAGGAGATCTGTTTAAACAATACTTGCAGCCGTTTGTTATCATCATCATTATTTTGGTGGTAATTTATGCCATTTATAAATACCGCATTAAATTATTAGAGCGTAAAATGAACTTACCTAATAAAAAATAA
- a CDS encoding competence protein ComX, with protein sequence MLKIIQYFKENPTMFQLLKEEKISLIGVSEVEKVSILEAFEEDVKQESAFWG encoded by the coding sequence ATGTTAAAAATCATTCAATATTTTAAGGAAAACCCAACTATGTTTCAATTATTAAAGGAAGAGAAAATTTCCCTAATCGGAGTGAGCGAAGTTGAGAAAGTTTCTATTCTAGAAGCATTTGAAGAAGATGTGAAGCAGGAAAGTGCATTTTGGGGATAA
- a CDS encoding spore protein: MANNNSSNKLRVPGAQQAVDQMKYEIAQEFGVQLGPDASARANGSVGGEITKRLVQMAEQQLRGNSNNQQ, from the coding sequence ATGGCAAACAACAATAGCTCAAACAAATTACGTGTACCTGGTGCACAACAAGCAGTTGACCAAATGAAGTACGAAATTGCACAAGAGTTTGGTGTTCAATTAGGACCAGACGCTTCAGCTCGTGCTAACGGCTCTGTAGGTGGCGAAATTACGAAACGCCTAGTTCAAATGGCAGAGCAGCAATTACGCGGCAATTCAAACAACCAACAATAA
- a CDS encoding signal peptidase I: MKRGIFVSGNIAKLMDWIKPIVIAAVVIVLVRSFLVTPIVVDGASMKPTLENGDRLIVKKIGDFERFDIVVFNTSIGTKYVKRIIGMPGDHIAYKNDELFINGILFEEPYLNSSKSQLKGALPFTLDFSIEETLNISKIPDGFYFVIGDNRRNSNDSRNPEIGLVAEEEIIGTTDVRFYPFNDIELLK, translated from the coding sequence ATGAAAAGGGGAATTTTTGTGAGTGGAAATATAGCGAAGTTAATGGATTGGATAAAACCTATTGTAATAGCCGCTGTTGTAATTGTACTAGTGCGATCTTTTCTGGTGACTCCGATTGTGGTTGACGGTGCATCGATGAAACCTACATTAGAGAATGGTGATCGGTTAATTGTAAAAAAGATTGGTGATTTTGAACGATTTGATATTGTGGTGTTTAATACTAGTATTGGAACCAAATATGTAAAGCGGATTATTGGTATGCCGGGTGATCATATTGCCTATAAAAACGATGAATTATTTATTAATGGAATCTTATTTGAAGAACCATATTTAAATTCATCGAAATCACAATTAAAAGGCGCTCTTCCATTTACATTGGATTTTTCGATAGAGGAAACCTTAAATATCTCGAAAATTCCAGATGGCTTTTATTTTGTAATCGGTGATAACCGAAGAAACAGTAATGACAGTCGTAATCCTGAAATAGGCCTTGTTGCGGAGGAAGAGATCATAGGAACAACAGATGTAAGGTTTTATCCATTTAATGATATTGAATTATTGAAATGA
- a CDS encoding ubiquinone biosynthesis methyltransferase UbiE: MTFLNTIIENNKKSWDIVAKHFAGGDALPSYGPLAQTEEELNLIGSVAGKTVLEVGFGSGHSLLYMNNNRAKELWGVDFSSAQIDLVQKTLYGIEASLFTAPMEEEIGLPKNYFDLVYSIYAIGWSSDLPATFKLVYSYLKEGGEFIFSWEHPFYNQIKCRDYQFSLTDSYQREGYIETTTFKGEDAPMQIPKYKMATFINALLQANFELVEIVESDVPDHTKDEEIPYSEKYYSLHKASHFPTTFIVKARKRTI, translated from the coding sequence ATGACTTTTTTGAATACAATTATCGAAAACAATAAAAAAAGCTGGGATATTGTAGCAAAGCATTTTGCTGGAGGAGATGCGTTGCCAAGCTATGGACCATTAGCACAAACCGAAGAGGAACTGAATTTAATCGGAAGTGTTGCCGGCAAAACAGTGCTGGAAGTTGGATTTGGGAGCGGTCATTCTCTTTTATATATGAATAACAATCGTGCAAAGGAGCTTTGGGGGGTTGATTTTTCGAGTGCCCAAATAGACCTGGTACAGAAAACGTTATACGGCATTGAGGCAAGCTTATTTACGGCTCCAATGGAAGAAGAAATCGGTCTGCCGAAAAATTATTTTGATTTAGTGTATTCCATTTATGCGATTGGCTGGTCAAGTGATCTTCCGGCAACGTTTAAGTTAGTTTACAGCTACTTAAAAGAAGGAGGCGAATTTATTTTTAGCTGGGAACACCCTTTCTATAATCAAATCAAATGCCGTGATTATCAGTTTAGTTTAACGGATTCCTACCAGCGTGAAGGATATATCGAAACAACGACATTTAAAGGGGAAGACGCGCCAATGCAAATCCCCAAATATAAAATGGCGACATTTATAAATGCGCTTTTACAAGCCAACTTTGAACTTGTAGAAATCGTAGAAAGTGATGTTCCGGATCATACAAAAGATGAAGAAATTCCGTATTCCGAAAAATATTATTCTCTACATAAAGCAAGCCATTTTCCAACGACCTTTATCGTAAAAGCTCGTAAACGTACTATATAG
- a CDS encoding cobalt-precorrin-3B C(17)-methyltransferase, with product MQKGKIFVVGFGPGDREHITKRAVDALQQSDHIMGYKTYVELIEHLVTAKTIVSTGMTEEVSRAQEAVKQAEAGHIVAVISSGDAGVYGMAGLVYEVLIEKGWTAKEGIEVEVVPGISAINSCASLLGAPVMHDSCTISLSDHLTPWTVIEKRIEAAAMADFVVAFYNPKSGRRTRQIVEAQRILLKYRSPDTPVGLVKAAYRDTQDIVLTTLEEMLEHDIGMLTTVVVGNSSTFYYDNKIITPRGYQRKYTLGEEKQLLKPHQRLKKEAEPWALDQETGEAKTGYEKIEAIEKKIVEPAAIKTTALQLANEALALVHKETSAVKVEENPFLVQQEVESIFEFAVSPGVANKMITPAQMITLAEVVGERGTMEYTPDHRLVLKVPTDSPKRIVETVEKTGLLVQPVGDVVIVKACDFCYGEKAESIPYAEEIMETLGGIKMPKELHVGFNGCGMACYRAVFDDIGIVYRKKKFDLFIGSKPVGRTAHAAQPVLEGIDPEKLIPLLTEIVADYKENAHPNERFFKYFKRVKKILNFNYVDMSCKIKVEEAPCGD from the coding sequence ATGCAAAAAGGAAAGATCTTTGTTGTAGGGTTCGGACCTGGAGATCGGGAACATATAACAAAACGTGCAGTCGATGCACTACAGCAAAGTGATCACATTATGGGCTACAAAACGTATGTTGAACTGATTGAGCACTTAGTAACGGCGAAAACCATTGTCAGTACGGGAATGACTGAAGAAGTTTCACGTGCGCAAGAAGCTGTAAAACAGGCTGAAGCCGGCCATATAGTTGCTGTTATTTCCAGTGGTGATGCAGGTGTTTACGGAATGGCGGGCCTCGTATATGAAGTATTAATTGAAAAGGGATGGACTGCAAAAGAAGGGATTGAAGTAGAAGTCGTTCCGGGTATATCAGCGATTAACTCCTGTGCAAGTTTACTTGGCGCTCCTGTTATGCATGATTCCTGCACAATTAGTTTAAGTGACCATTTAACACCATGGACGGTCATCGAAAAACGGATTGAGGCAGCGGCAATGGCAGACTTTGTCGTTGCGTTTTACAATCCTAAATCCGGCAGACGGACAAGGCAAATTGTGGAAGCGCAACGAATACTGCTTAAGTATCGTTCACCTGATACACCTGTCGGATTAGTAAAAGCTGCCTATCGGGATACGCAGGACATTGTGTTAACAACACTAGAAGAAATGCTCGAACATGATATCGGAATGCTGACAACGGTCGTCGTGGGGAATTCCTCAACATTTTACTACGATAATAAAATCATTACACCTCGTGGTTATCAGCGTAAATATACGTTAGGAGAAGAAAAGCAACTATTAAAACCGCACCAACGTTTGAAAAAAGAAGCGGAACCTTGGGCGTTGGATCAGGAAACGGGTGAAGCAAAGACCGGGTATGAAAAAATTGAAGCTATAGAGAAAAAAATAGTTGAACCAGCAGCCATTAAAACAACCGCATTACAGCTTGCAAATGAAGCATTAGCGCTCGTACATAAAGAAACGTCAGCAGTAAAAGTTGAAGAAAATCCTTTTTTAGTGCAGCAAGAAGTGGAATCCATATTTGAGTTTGCTGTATCACCAGGTGTTGCCAATAAAATGATTACACCTGCACAAATGATTACATTGGCAGAGGTTGTAGGAGAACGGGGTACGATGGAGTATACGCCTGATCACCGTCTCGTGTTGAAGGTACCAACTGATTCACCTAAAAGAATCGTAGAAACGGTAGAAAAAACGGGTTTACTTGTTCAACCTGTCGGCGACGTAGTAATCGTCAAGGCGTGTGATTTCTGTTACGGCGAAAAAGCCGAATCCATTCCATATGCTGAAGAGATTATGGAAACACTTGGTGGCATTAAAATGCCGAAAGAACTACATGTCGGTTTTAACGGTTGCGGAATGGCATGTTATCGCGCGGTTTTTGATGATATCGGCATTGTTTACCGCAAGAAAAAGTTTGATTTGTTTATCGGTTCCAAACCAGTTGGACGAACAGCACATGCAGCACAACCTGTCCTTGAAGGGATCGATCCCGAAAAATTGATTCCTTTACTAACAGAAATCGTTGCGGACTATAAAGAAAATGCACATCCGAATGAACGTTTTTTCAAATATTTTAAACGTGTGAAGAAAATACTGAATTTCAATTATGTTGATATGTCATGCAAAATTAAAGTGGAAGAGGCCCCTTGTGGAGATTAG
- a CDS encoding peptidase, producing the protein MKPIILIVLPFILYIAGLLAYYFDKINGYQFIIFIIVGLGISIFGFFVYRNQKKLKAAFLGIFYILALLAVFESRLIDYEKYTYFLMSYNEPFEIVEDSGINVLAVEVIEIPYITDLNYLIHTMESSTYKEVLDSEVVTNKIRYRSKNEELLSYVRPTEKHFETMKENVLAYLPENAFAINQFLEREDIEGDSAGLATVLSALIENGDVNNNIPIAVTGAIDSKGNVKEIGSIKAKTLIAEQSGFSYIFLPDENAEEARKVKKDEQLNIEIIAVASIENAITDIKKLNETGALNK; encoded by the coding sequence TTGAAACCTATTATTTTAATTGTGCTGCCCTTCATTTTATACATAGCTGGTTTACTAGCATATTATTTTGATAAGATTAACGGTTATCAATTTATTATTTTTATTATAGTGGGCCTGGGTATTTCAATTTTCGGATTCTTTGTTTACCGGAACCAGAAGAAGTTGAAAGCAGCTTTTTTAGGGATTTTTTATATACTAGCCCTATTAGCTGTCTTTGAAAGCCGACTGATTGATTATGAAAAATATACTTATTTTCTTATGTCATATAACGAGCCTTTTGAAATAGTGGAAGACTCAGGAATCAATGTACTGGCAGTGGAAGTGATTGAGATCCCATATATAACGGACTTGAACTACTTAATTCATACTATGGAATCTTCAACTTATAAAGAAGTTTTGGATTCGGAAGTTGTCACGAATAAAATCCGGTACCGTTCGAAAAACGAAGAATTACTAAGTTATGTACGTCCTACGGAGAAACATTTTGAGACGATGAAGGAAAATGTCCTTGCTTATTTACCAGAAAACGCTTTTGCTATTAATCAATTTTTAGAAAGAGAAGATATAGAAGGTGACAGTGCAGGACTTGCCACTGTATTAAGCGCTCTTATCGAAAATGGTGACGTTAACAATAATATTCCGATTGCCGTAACAGGAGCGATTGATAGCAAAGGAAATGTGAAGGAGATCGGTTCAATAAAAGCGAAAACTTTGATTGCCGAACAAAGCGGCTTCTCTTATATTTTTTTGCCTGATGAGAATGCAGAAGAGGCAAGGAAAGTGAAAAAAGATGAGCAGCTTAATATAGAAATTATCGCTGTGGCATCTATAGAAAATGCTATAACTGATATAAAAAAACTAAATGAAACAGGGGCATTAAATAAATAA
- a CDS encoding luciferase, which yields MEIGISTFAETTPDVLTGKTVSHAERLRQIVEEIKLADAVGLDVYGVGEHHREDYAASVPSVVLAAAAMQTKQIRLTSAVTVLSSDDPVRVFQQFATLDGLSNGRAEIMAGRGSFIESFPLFGNNLNDYDALFEEKLDLLLNLKENEIVTSSGHFRPSIQDRGIYPRPVQEKLPIWVASGGTPQSAIRAATLGLPLTLAIIGGSPLYFARIVQLYYDVAKKAGHDISKLRVASHSHGFIADTTELAVEQFFPSTAAAMTKLGRERGWAPYTREAFDDARSSEGALYVGDVDTVAKKIIYLFEHVGISRFFLHMPVGSMPHDQVMHAIELLGTKVAPIVREEVARLKSV from the coding sequence ATGGAAATAGGTATTTCAACATTTGCAGAAACAACACCGGACGTTTTAACAGGCAAAACAGTAAGTCATGCCGAACGACTGCGCCAAATCGTCGAAGAAATTAAGCTTGCGGATGCGGTAGGACTTGATGTCTATGGTGTCGGGGAACATCACCGGGAGGACTATGCCGCATCGGTTCCTTCTGTCGTGCTCGCTGCAGCTGCAATGCAAACAAAACAAATTCGACTGACGAGCGCTGTAACGGTACTCTCGTCGGATGATCCGGTACGTGTGTTCCAGCAATTCGCGACACTTGACGGACTATCGAACGGACGCGCCGAAATTATGGCTGGCCGCGGTTCATTTATTGAATCGTTCCCGCTGTTCGGAAACAACTTGAACGACTATGATGCGCTTTTTGAAGAAAAACTCGATCTATTATTAAATCTTAAGGAAAATGAGATTGTGACATCATCTGGCCATTTCCGTCCATCAATTCAAGATCGTGGCATCTACCCGCGCCCTGTTCAGGAAAAATTGCCGATTTGGGTAGCGAGCGGCGGTACACCACAATCCGCAATTCGAGCTGCTACATTGGGCTTGCCGCTAACATTGGCGATTATTGGTGGTAGTCCCCTGTATTTCGCGCGCATCGTTCAACTGTATTATGATGTGGCGAAAAAAGCAGGCCATGACATTTCGAAGCTGCGGGTCGCTTCCCATTCGCATGGTTTTATTGCGGATACAACAGAACTTGCTGTTGAGCAGTTTTTCCCGTCCACAGCAGCAGCGATGACGAAACTTGGCCGTGAGCGTGGATGGGCTCCTTATACACGTGAAGCATTTGATGATGCCCGCAGCTCGGAAGGCGCTCTTTATGTAGGAGATGTTGATACGGTTGCAAAGAAAATCATCTATCTTTTCGAACATGTCGGTATTTCAAGATTTTTCCTGCATATGCCAGTCGGTTCCATGCCGCATGACCAAGTAATGCATGCCATCGAACTATTAGGCACAAAAGTTGCGCCAATCGTACGTGAGGAAGTAGCGCGATTAAAGAGCGTTTAA
- a CDS encoding transcriptional regulator, with the protein MNNYGQVVKDIRVGKGYSQQYVSEKICSQGNYSKFEKGENREIKYSILKEFLGRLEMSYEEFEYISNNYEMHERQRIMKSFYNQTYNSENALLQMIEECADYLRQNPNDNLIINIQTVMEGMLVLARSSDFVMASKTLSPIWKDLSQRNTLYLADIYLLNAILFVFPISTATEIKEFAFRHIDKYNGFQNINKLKINFLINLSLINIKGKDFETALHLLNDAIRACKSEQLFINLSICYVRKGVCLNNLNGEDEGFIEKGLTLLQHLEQAELVKMLEKEIKNNLIVN; encoded by the coding sequence ATGAATAATTACGGGCAAGTTGTAAAAGACATAAGGGTTGGTAAAGGCTATTCCCAACAATATGTCAGCGAGAAAATATGCTCACAGGGCAACTACTCAAAATTTGAAAAAGGGGAAAACCGAGAAATTAAATATTCGATTTTAAAGGAATTTTTAGGTCGGCTCGAAATGTCATACGAAGAGTTTGAATACATAAGCAATAATTACGAAATGCATGAGCGCCAAAGAATTATGAAGAGTTTTTACAATCAAACATACAATTCCGAAAATGCACTGCTTCAAATGATTGAAGAATGTGCTGATTATTTACGGCAAAATCCGAACGACAATTTAATCATCAATATTCAAACCGTAATGGAAGGAATGCTCGTTTTGGCCAGATCCAGTGATTTCGTAATGGCTTCTAAAACGTTATCTCCCATTTGGAAAGATCTCTCTCAACGAAATACATTGTACTTAGCTGATATTTATTTGCTGAATGCTATTTTATTTGTGTTTCCAATTTCTACTGCAACCGAAATAAAAGAATTTGCTTTTCGCCATATCGACAAGTACAACGGCTTTCAAAATATAAATAAATTAAAAATTAATTTTCTGATCAACCTGTCGCTTATTAATATTAAAGGAAAAGACTTTGAAACCGCACTTCATCTGTTAAATGATGCAATCCGTGCATGTAAATCGGAGCAGCTTTTTATCAACCTGTCGATCTGTTATGTGAGAAAAGGTGTTTGCCTAAATAATTTAAATGGCGAGGATGAAGGTTTTATCGAAAAGGGCTTAACACTACTTCAACATTTAGAACAGGCAGAACTAGTGAAAATGTTGGAGAAGGAAATTAAAAATAATTTAATCGTTAATTAA
- a CDS encoding lysine transporter LysE, which yields MSLYFAYVMIGLAIAMPVGAITVEMTKQGLKNGFMHGWAVGLGGMTIDLALIIALYLGVAQFLSLSYIQLPLWLIGAAFLFVLAFDSIKNADKDIALAGEKANKSFLSTYRNGLLVAVSPGNLVFWISVFGAVLADSYSGKGAHQFLIVALGILSGILLHDIGLLTIVSLSRKVMNRTMIKWTSIIAGVLLFGFGCYFIYEFIHDLKALI from the coding sequence ATGAGTTTATATTTTGCATATGTCATGATTGGCCTTGCGATTGCAATGCCGGTTGGTGCCATTACAGTTGAAATGACAAAACAGGGATTAAAAAATGGATTTATGCATGGTTGGGCGGTAGGGCTTGGTGGTATGACAATTGATCTAGCTTTAATCATTGCCTTATATTTAGGGGTAGCTCAATTTTTATCGTTGTCTTATATTCAGCTTCCGCTTTGGCTTATTGGAGCCGCGTTTTTATTTGTTTTGGCTTTTGATTCTATTAAAAACGCAGATAAAGATATTGCATTAGCTGGTGAGAAAGCCAATAAATCCTTTTTGTCAACTTACCGCAATGGTTTATTGGTTGCTGTTTCTCCAGGAAATCTTGTTTTCTGGATTTCTGTATTTGGAGCAGTTTTGGCCGACTCTTATTCAGGAAAAGGTGCCCATCAATTTTTAATTGTTGCGCTTGGTATTTTATCGGGGATTTTACTGCATGATATTGGACTTTTAACAATTGTTTCACTTTCTAGAAAAGTTATGAATCGTACAATGATTAAATGGACTTCCATCATCGCGGGTGTATTATTATTCGGATTTGGCTGTTACTTTATCTATGAGTTTATTCATGATTTAAAAGCATTAATTTAA
- a CDS encoding DNA-binding response regulator, which produces MISILIIDDHPIVLKGTKTLFDDIPNMNVEIENHPKNVLSTIVNKQYDVYVIDINMTEKNGLQLASEIKMYQPNSKVILYTGEDIHPYYPLILDKKIDGLVSKTAPYERIVQTIRSVIRDEYLLPSDFIDYVNQKIKSKSSKLQLNFKEKQLVTLLLANYTNKMIAEEFNVTQRTAERYLTQLFIILDVSSRQEAIRVVQEKGLL; this is translated from the coding sequence ATGATTTCAATTTTAATAATAGATGATCATCCTATTGTATTAAAAGGTACTAAAACATTATTTGATGACATCCCGAACATGAATGTAGAAATTGAAAATCATCCTAAAAATGTACTTTCTACAATAGTAAACAAACAATACGATGTATATGTGATTGATATCAATATGACGGAAAAAAACGGCTTACAATTAGCTTCCGAAATAAAAATGTATCAACCCAATTCAAAAGTAATTCTATATACCGGGGAAGATATTCATCCATACTACCCCTTAATTTTAGATAAAAAGATTGATGGTCTTGTTTCCAAAACAGCACCGTATGAGAGAATTGTTCAAACGATACGTTCAGTCATTCGAGACGAATATCTATTACCGTCCGACTTTATCGATTACGTAAATCAGAAAATTAAAAGTAAGTCCAGTAAACTCCAATTAAATTTTAAAGAAAAGCAACTCGTTACTCTGCTTCTTGCAAACTATACGAACAAGATGATTGCTGAAGAATTCAATGTAACTCAACGTACTGCTGAGCGTTATTTAACTCAGCTCTTTATAATACTTGATGTATCTTCAAGACAAGAAGCAATCAGAGTAGTTCAGGAAAAGGGTTTATTATGA